caacgctgTGAAACAGTGCAAAGCCAATGActttggtgtatgtgctgggcaggggcgttgctagggttgtaaaagatccggggcacgggccccaatacatatgtagcgctcttttagtaatgccccctcctgtacataacccctcacagaacaactttactgacagtgtatacagctacagaaacaccagagaaatccctacttttttcctccagtgactgcaggtgacgtcccctccatcttctccatgaggcatcaccacatcttatgttcctcattgtccctacatcttggttccccggtagtgttatcctgctgctgcccctaacaatctccccgaaatactgtaaggctgcgctcacactttgtcttgcatttaaacaaaaccaggtgcgtgttacccatcacgccccaacagtaagtaatgtgcccacacagccctccagtaatgtccccacacagcccctcattaagaaaagtgccccacacagcccctcactaagtagtgtgcctcacacagccccccactaagtaatgtgcctcacacagccccccactatgtaatgtgcctcacacagcccccccactaagtaatatgcctcacacagccccccactaagtgacatcatcacaggtccttcagcctctgtgaCTATTATTCACTGGAGGCTGAGCTGCAGAGGAAAGCAGTGCCAGCAAACGTTCTCATCACGTTCCGTGCAGGAAACGGATCGAGAGAGGGTAGGATGCCCGGGGAGATCCgaggcacaggccaaaagatccggggcacgagccccggatattttgacctagcgacgcccctggtgcTGGGActctttatgcattttgagactttttgggactttttgagaaaaaaatcccaggcagaaagtagaccataagaacatttattaaatatCAGATGTCCAGTAgaactccaaaaatagacataaaactgtcccaaggaactgcctaatgataaataaaacCCTTTATTTACTATTTGTTGAAACAAATAGCTTACATGATAAATTTGAAATGTAGACCTCATTTGTAAATATCAATGGAGACAACTGTTCTATGTAAGTACAGGAAATGCTTATTAATACTTTTGTTTTCCCAAGTCTTTCTTTGAAGTTTGCATGTACATGTGGTACAAATTTGAGTTTCATTGTATATCATTTTCTCTTTTCAGACAATGGATGCCAGTGATACCAATTATGACTATCCAGATGATGAATATGATGAAACTTTAAACGTCATTGATTATTACGGGGAAGATGAAACCAGTAGTGCTTCACTACAAATTGTACCTTCTGTAATATATGGAGCAGTCTGTCTGCTTGGAGTCATTGGGAATGGCCTTGTGATTGGAATTATTGCAATCAAGATGAAGAAATCCGTCAACACCATCTGGCTCTTTAATCTGGCATTGGCAGATttcatgttttcttttttcttaccTGTGACCATTGTCTATACAGCAATGGATCACCACTGGATTTTTGGTCAAGTCATGTGCAAGTTGAACTCATTTATCCTGTTCTTGAATATGTTCACCAGCATCCTTATCTTATCCACTATTAGTTTGGATCGTTGTATAACTGTTATCCTTCCTGTTTGGTCTCAAAATCATCGTACAACTAAACTGGCCAGTATTCTGGCTGTGGTAGCATGGATTGTTGGGTTTTTGCTTAGCACTCCTTCTTTTATTTTTCGAGATACAGTAGAACGgcacaaaaaaataatatgtttTAACAACTATGAAATGTTTGGTGAGGGAAATGGTCCTAGAATCCATACCTTGATGACCATTGTAAGATTTGTATTTGGATATTTAATCCCTCTCATACTTATTACCATCAGTTATTCTATAATTGTCTTCAAAATTCAGAAAAACCGTATGGCAAAATCGGGAAAGCCATTTAAAATCATATTTACCATAATTGTGGCTTTTTTCCTTTGTTGGTCACCATATCATGTTCTACATATTCTAGAGCTGTATCCAAAATATTTCCCTGAATCCTTGTTCAAGACTGGCATGCCAGTTGCGACAGCCCTTGCCAGTGCCAACAGCTGTATAAATCCAATACTGTATGTTATTATGGGCCAAGATTTTAAGAAGTTTAAGATGAAAATACTATCAAGACTTGATAATGCATTAAGTGAGAATTCATTTCACACACGAAACAGCTTTAAAAGCTTCACACATCGCTCATCGATGACTGAAAAAGAGTCAATGATATAACAAATTGGTTTTTCTAGCTGTACCAAGCATTAAGTATGGAAAAGGTATTGGATGAATGGGACTCTgggaaaaggggtttttggcCGGTTTTGCGCAATTAAAGGTTAGCATAATACAGTTTTATAAGGAATTATACTATTTTGTAAAAATTAAAGATGGAATCTTAATTTAAGATGGTAAAGTTTAATTTCTACAAGTGACTCTAATTGTATTGACTTATATTTGTGGGGCTAATATTAACTACAAAATAGTGTGTTAAAAATTAGACATATAGGATTCTAATATTCCGTAGTATTCAGGAGTTTTCTAGCTGAAAATATTGACAACATATCTATATTAAAAgtaatcaatatcagattggttaaGGTCCAACACCCGGGACCACTAATAGCTGTTCTCAGCAGCTGATAAACAGGGAATTGAACAATGAAGCGGGCAGTTCAGTTAAATCTTTTTGGTGTTTTAGGGAATTTAGCATGAAATTCGTCATGGCAAGCAATTGTATCTGCAAAGGCAGCCATCTATGGCAATACGAATCATAAGGAGTTAAAGTTGGTGTCCatttacagcaaataattgatgttgtttgtacaatgaaaagttgcaattggccaatatatattctgtatcatttcctcattgttttctaggtctctgcttgctgtcattctatatcaagcttctatgtttactaccagtggatagaaatctgttcatggtcatgCGACGGACATGCAGGTGacatgagccgttattatcataGATACTTACAGCTCATGCACCTATCTGTCCATCAcacgaccatggacagatttctatccactggaagtaaacatataaGCTTTCTAAATAGGCATCAGGGattgatacagaacgtatatatatatcagttatttgctgaaagtggacaacccctttaaatcagatCTTCTGCTTGTGACTTTTTGTTATAGTTTCAGTTTTGTAAGAATGGACAAGGCACCTTTTCAGCAATAAAAATTAGCATTTATTATCAACAGTAGTGGGCAGATAGCAAATATATTTTCATCCAGATTTCAATGGAAAAATGCATAGTGAACATGCTCTTATGCTTTTTTAGTGACTGGATTTCCAAAGGCATCCAGACATGAAGATTTCATTTTTAGCCACTTTACGTCCACTTTGGAGCCTAAAGTGTATTTTACATCTGATGTTTACTAATGTATAAACCAAAAAAGTCAATAATCTTAGATCTTAGGTTGATAATAAGTATAAAATATCAGTGTTCCCTTGAACACAAAGATTTTTAAATCACAAAAATGTAATTAGAGTACAACATTACTGATAACTTGTTGACAATTTCTCTGCCAATCTGTTTTTTGggtaaagtaaaaagtaaaaaaaaaaaatatatatttttttaattaaaaacagaaATACAAAGTTATACATTCTGACTAAAAAAGCAATATAGAAGCTTGGCCACACTGGTATGTATTTGTGGAATGACTTCCAGTAATGAGTGTTATGCACAATACATCAAAGAAAAAGTTAGAAGAATTAACAAACTGACACATGTCTATGTTTAGACTCCATACAACCTCAGTTTTAGGTGTGAGGCATACAGGGTTTTGGGGGGGGGATTCCTTATTAAGCtgacattttgccatcttctatcaGATACACATATTAAAGAGAATACTCCATAATACATGCAATAGCACAAACAGTACATTATTATGAACTACAATGAACTCCACACACTGCTGTACAGCATTCCAGCCAACATCCCCACTGGCAATGGCACCTTGGcttggtacagtgagcacaacgttCCATACTGTGCCCACAAAAAATATAGAGTCTGCTCTCTTTGGCCATATCTTTCTCCATTTCCTATGGAGAAGGAGCGTGCCTCCTTTATACTGGCCCAGCTACAGACAGGTGAGCATACATCAGTTTAATTGCATCCAAActgtgtgcatgagaccttaaaAGGGTTGTTCATTTTCAACAAATGTTAATGTGTATCATGAAACGTTCCAAAATTGTCCAatacacattgggacacatttattaagggctttgcatgttcttttggatgtaaactgcttgcacaggcatttgagaagtgtttgcaccaatattgtgttgcatgcaacccttttggggcgcagctgcactaagcatcatgcaacacaaataagggggccTTCCGGTGCTCAGTTCGACTGTGCGCCGGatgtaacatgcaaagtctgttacacgccctgtgttaaaggggcactgcaaaaaagttagtgaactctgtcgggccagtgcagggaagtgacagattcatgatttctggtgcacgttcttaatgaatctgtcgcaccctgcattatacacaggcagagcactttttgtGCAGTTTCCCAAATTCTTTCCCATTGTGTATCAATTGCTTCTGgttttcgagatctctgcttgtttttatattttaggaGCTTCATTGATTACTTCCTGTGTATAAACActcatccatggtcatgtgatgtcacacaggtgcgaggCTCCttagtatcacagacagtaatcagagctgtgtgatataacaagcggTGCAACTGtgtaatatcacatgaccatggagatctagaaaactgaagtatatatacagaaaatatattggaaaattatataacattttataCTATGAGCAATAATTTATTTGCTAAAACTGGGCAAAACCTTCAAGGTGTTTAAATGAATGACAGCTTTTAATGTCATATCAAATCATAAGACAACTAATAAAAGCATATATTTAACTTACAGTAATTTTTATGTCAAACAAATGTCTCTCTCTTCATAAATATATTTTGAAATACAGTAAAATTATATTAATTTGACAGTCAACTTTACAGAATTATTTGTgtgttcactgttcttcattaaATAATGAAGATTCAGCACTTTACCCCCCCTTTACCCCCCCCCACTGCTGAAATGTGTTAATAATTGCATTTTACTTATGCTTTTTTATATTGCATTAGTAATAAAAATCATCTACTGTCATCAAAGATTTCTTCATTTTTTCTGTTATTCACTCATTTCTGAATATTATCAACCTAGAAAATTATACCTGAAAGACAACAATTTCCTAATAAAAGATCCTCCCTGTTGCCCTTATTAGAGACCATTTTAGCAGTTAAATAGATAGATCTGTTATTTTGGATTCCTTAGCACATCTTCAAAAGGGCTACAAGAGACTGTACCACCTCTTCCTGCTGTGGGGACATTGTGATGATCCTGCTCTGTCTAGTCTCCTAAATATTCTAGAGCCCATATTTAGGAAAGCCAGAAAATGACCCATCTTATAAAACAGAGCTGTGCGACAGACACTTTATCAGTTATTATAGTAGGCGTATGCGAACCAATGATTTGGACCTGTCCATGCTATGGCATCATTTAACAACAGGAAGGCATAATGATTCCCATAAGGTGGAGTCACTATAAAATCCCATGACCCTACTAATAGGAATATAGGAAGAATTTTCAGATAGAAACAAACAACTGATTACGGTAATACAGCCTGAATGAAATAAATTGAAGTCATAGGGATAAACACCACTAAGATCTGGACAAAGCTGTTTCTAGACACAATTCAGATGAAGCTTGTGAACAAAGCCTCAAGCTTTATTTCCACCGTAAACTGGCCCCAACATCTGCAGCAAATCACCTCTTCCATGGTCACACTGCAAGTTTACCATAACAAGTCACAGGTCTAGGGCAGCCTCATCTAGTCATTCTGCTGAAACACACAAGACTTGGTTGACTTGGTTGAGCATCAGTATCATACAGTCCAATGACTGTGTGAATTcatgatttcatttttttaaagctttaaaaaaatagACAAATGGCAAGATGTcccaataattaaaaaaataataaatatgaagTTACTGAAATCTTATAATTAGGACTGAAATTAGTCCAACATTAGGACTGAAATGGTCTtaatgaaaaatgcatctcatctcacaaaaataAGCTTCTGTACTGTAGGTTCATTGATcagaaaaaactgttaaaacaaAAAGTATCTACAAATTTATGCCTCTTAGATCTGACtgctaaaatctaaaaaaaaaaaaatcctgagggGCAAAATTGTCCAGAAGTACTTGAATCTTAATCCACATTCTCTATTTAGCCTTACTAGAATTTTTGTAATAACATTGTTGAAGACTCAGGTTCTTTGAAGGATGTTGAGCAGACGCTTATCAATGTGTCTTTACTGTGACTTTAttattacattgtatacagtttttAAAGAGATGATAAGATCATCTTCAACACCGCACAAAATTAGTCCATCTTGTGACAGTAAAGTGACTATGGCAGATCTGAGAACACCTTTAGGCAATTATTCGACAAAGAGACTTGAATTCCTTGCGTTGACAGAA
The DNA window shown above is from Engystomops pustulosus chromosome 1, aEngPut4.maternal, whole genome shotgun sequence and carries:
- the LOC140122149 gene encoding chemerin-like receptor 1, with the protein product MSLHLGNCEKYTYICQGCGRSTAWELANILKLKCKEKAFWRAYCNSWTQPLLCFRNPLLVIYTLKPFIQYSFVWKHLALHSETSPEHIEKTMDASDTNYDYPDDEYDETLNVIDYYGEDETSSASLQIVPSVIYGAVCLLGVIGNGLVIGIIAIKMKKSVNTIWLFNLALADFMFSFFLPVTIVYTAMDHHWIFGQVMCKLNSFILFLNMFTSILILSTISLDRCITVILPVWSQNHRTTKLASILAVVAWIVGFLLSTPSFIFRDTVERHKKIICFNNYEMFGEGNGPRIHTLMTIVRFVFGYLIPLILITISYSIIVFKIQKNRMAKSGKPFKIIFTIIVAFFLCWSPYHVLHILELYPKYFPESLFKTGMPVATALASANSCINPILYVIMGQDFKKFKMKILSRLDNALSENSFHTRNSFKSFTHRSSMTEKESMI